A portion of the Sphingobacterium spiritivorum genome contains these proteins:
- a CDS encoding MFS transporter has product MTESPQKSIYTLQFALLCLSSLLFSSSFNMIIPELPNYLSNMGGAEYKGLIIALFTLTAGISRPFSGKLTDQWGRVPIMAVGSVVCFFCGFLYPVLTSVSGFLMLRLIHGFSTGFKPTATSAYVADIIPRERWGEALGLHGLCFSIGGAIGPAIGSAIFQSYGINTMFYSSSVFALLSIVIVINMKETLKTKQKLHISMFKISRSDIIDIGALPAGIVTFLSYSAYGVILTLIPDWSEHLGLSNKGVFFTAYTITSILIRFISGKVSDRYGRTKVIMVGLVIVALSLYLISEGDSFFRLMLGASVYGIGTGILSPAVNAWTIDLSHPQQRGRAVATMYIALEAGIGLGALCAGFFYQDIISRIPQIMLINSGILFVALAYMFWWEKSKKTKPTGHI; this is encoded by the coding sequence ATGACGGAGTCTCCTCAAAAATCTATCTACACGTTACAATTTGCACTTTTATGTCTTAGTTCTCTGCTCTTCTCCTCGAGTTTTAATATGATTATACCCGAATTGCCTAATTACCTGAGCAATATGGGTGGAGCAGAATATAAGGGACTTATTATAGCATTATTTACACTTACGGCTGGTATATCCAGACCTTTCAGCGGAAAGCTTACCGATCAGTGGGGGCGTGTGCCCATTATGGCTGTCGGCTCTGTTGTTTGTTTTTTCTGTGGTTTTCTCTATCCCGTACTGACTTCCGTGTCCGGATTTTTGATGTTACGGCTGATCCATGGATTTTCTACAGGGTTCAAACCCACAGCAACTTCGGCTTATGTAGCGGATATTATTCCCCGTGAACGCTGGGGTGAAGCTTTAGGATTACACGGACTTTGTTTCAGTATCGGGGGTGCGATTGGTCCTGCAATAGGGAGTGCCATATTCCAATCTTATGGCATCAATACCATGTTTTACAGTTCTTCTGTATTTGCATTGCTATCTATTGTTATTGTAATCAATATGAAGGAGACGCTGAAAACAAAGCAAAAACTGCATATCTCCATGTTCAAAATATCCCGTTCGGATATTATTGACATCGGAGCTTTACCGGCAGGTATTGTTACTTTTCTGTCTTATTCTGCCTATGGCGTGATCCTGACGCTTATCCCGGACTGGAGTGAACATCTGGGGCTGAGCAATAAAGGTGTTTTCTTTACGGCTTATACCATTACCTCTATACTGATCCGCTTTATTTCGGGTAAAGTCTCTGACAGATACGGACGTACTAAAGTTATTATGGTCGGCCTGGTTATCGTTGCATTATCGCTGTATCTGATCAGCGAAGGTGATTCTTTCTTCCGGCTTATGCTTGGAGCAAGTGTGTATGGCATCGGTACCGGTATTCTGTCTCCGGCAGTAAATGCGTGGACAATTGACCTGAGCCATCCGCAACAACGGGGACGTGCTGTAGCGACCATGTATATTGCACTGGAAGCGGGCATTGGATTAGGTGCATTATGTGCCGGATTTTTCTATCAGGATATTATCTCCAGAATTCCTCAGATCATGCTTATCAATTCAGGCATCCTATTTGTAGCATTGGCGTATATGTTTTGGTGGGAAAAATCAAAAAAGACAAAACCTACAGGGCATATCTAA
- the dinB gene encoding DNA polymerase IV: MIWQGDKRFVAHLDLDTFFVSVERLKNTQFVGKPLIVGGMSDRAVVSACSYETRLYGVHSAMPMKLALRLCPQAIVIRGDMDSYSYYSRMVTDVVREYVPVMEKASIDEFYADLTGVDRFFGCSQFMAELKQKVRKEVGLPISYALASNKLISKVATEDAKPDGKREVEHGLEKDYLAPLRIERMPGIGNKTSGLLHQMGVRTIKVLSEIPIPMMQNLLGKNGADLSRKANGIDFTPIVPYSEQKSIGTEETFEQDTIDIYYLKSELIRMTERMTFQLRQHRRLTGCITIKLRYSNFDTVSKQMVIPYTASDAVLLAKAKELFAKLYDKRLLVRLLGVRFSHLVQGQYQIDLFEDTVESVRLYQAMDHIRQRYGDAVVKRAISVPKPPEKERN, translated from the coding sequence ATGATTTGGCAGGGAGATAAGCGTTTTGTAGCGCATCTTGATCTGGATACATTTTTTGTGAGTGTAGAACGGTTGAAGAATACGCAATTTGTGGGAAAGCCCTTGATTGTCGGGGGAATGAGTGATCGTGCTGTCGTATCCGCATGTAGTTATGAAACGCGGTTATATGGCGTGCATAGTGCTATGCCAATGAAACTTGCCCTGCGCCTTTGTCCTCAGGCCATTGTGATTCGCGGAGATATGGACAGCTACAGTTATTATTCCCGGATGGTGACCGATGTAGTGCGGGAATATGTTCCGGTTATGGAAAAGGCAAGTATAGATGAATTTTATGCAGACCTCACCGGAGTAGATCGTTTTTTTGGTTGCAGTCAGTTTATGGCAGAGCTCAAGCAGAAGGTAAGAAAAGAAGTGGGACTTCCGATCAGTTATGCTTTAGCTTCCAATAAACTTATATCCAAAGTAGCAACGGAAGATGCCAAACCTGACGGAAAGCGGGAAGTAGAACATGGACTTGAAAAGGATTACCTCGCTCCGCTCCGGATAGAACGAATGCCAGGTATAGGTAACAAAACTTCCGGATTACTGCATCAGATGGGCGTTCGTACCATCAAGGTCTTGAGTGAAATTCCTATTCCCATGATGCAGAATCTTCTGGGGAAGAACGGGGCAGATCTCTCCCGTAAAGCCAACGGGATCGATTTTACACCTATTGTTCCATATTCTGAACAAAAAAGTATAGGTACCGAAGAGACTTTTGAACAAGATACCATTGATATTTATTATCTGAAGAGCGAACTCATCCGAATGACGGAGAGAATGACGTTTCAGTTGCGGCAGCATCGCCGTCTTACAGGTTGCATTACCATTAAGCTTCGTTATTCCAATTTTGATACCGTGAGCAAACAAATGGTTATTCCCTATACTGCTTCAGATGCAGTATTGTTGGCCAAAGCCAAAGAACTTTTTGCGAAACTGTACGACAAGCGGCTATTGGTGCGGCTGCTTGGCGTACGTTTCAGCCATTTGGTACAGGGACAGTATCAGATTGATTTGTTTGAAGATACAGTGGAGAGTGTACGACTCTATCAGGCAATGGATCATATCCGGCAACGCTATGGAGACGCGGTTGTCAAACGTGCAATATCAGTCCCCAAACCACCGGAAAAGGAGAGAAATTAA
- a CDS encoding BamA/TamA family outer membrane protein, with the protein MIKQTTLFAFASIMLLLLIFTSCRSTKYLEDDHALVTNVSVSGVNASLKEQSSLYISSELRPNSRVNLFIYNVFNTKDGRYKKADIKNVGEAPSILDSALVELSGQQIQRFLQTKGYFNAKVQPEVKIAKKRAHIDFKVEPGIPYKIRTKTYTFEDPKVKELYESKLSSSSPVKEGDIYDAGKLLTEREQLFILMKNQGYYDYLRQYMRVGVDSSLRNYQTDLKIAIENPPQLQEHPVYEINKTSLKIRNLNNVAGKRAKNYVDTSFNIHFQDQTGNFRLKPIARYMFVRSGEKYDLSKENLSYDRLYEMNGFRSVKIQYEKVDSNKLNVSYELIPRPIMGNQIEGEYTFGSGMSGFNIANTFSHRNIFGGAEQLEVKLRYGVLFDPRIKGGLANKIFNNDFQIGANLSFPRLMVPFGIFNSIGKYGLPRTTFSSNLQIFNQDNTYSNRYLTNTLNYTWFETANKQHSFTPIVLEYRVGRLNEAFKQQLINEGFLLYVQSNDRQYFGLGSQYAYTLNAPKLLKLENFSYFRGALDLSGNILGLASKLFSFPENDGQRTLFKVPYLQYAKIELDYRLYRHLGGNRQFIFRINPGIAVPYGNNSSLLIFEKNFYSGGMNGIRAWQARTLGPGNYNREGLTEDLRLRLRNLDQLGEIKLEGNAEYRFRILNKLLGAKLNGATFVDFGNIWRLKENEQNPGGEFKFNKFLGQMAIGSGFGLRFDSDYFVIRIDAGVKVKDPQFQGSEQWVIQHLFNQKEFKDAFNATHAPDRYNFVQYNFGIGFPF; encoded by the coding sequence ATGATTAAACAAACGACCCTTTTCGCATTTGCAAGTATAATGCTTTTGTTGTTAATTTTTACATCCTGCCGTTCAACAAAATACCTCGAAGACGATCATGCTTTGGTGACAAATGTAAGTGTCTCCGGTGTAAATGCCAGTCTGAAGGAACAATCTTCCCTTTATATTTCAAGTGAACTAAGACCAAATTCCAGAGTCAACCTGTTTATCTATAACGTATTCAATACCAAAGATGGCAGATACAAGAAAGCCGATATAAAAAATGTAGGAGAGGCTCCCAGTATTCTGGATTCAGCTCTGGTAGAACTTTCAGGACAACAGATACAGCGTTTCTTGCAGACTAAAGGGTATTTTAATGCAAAGGTACAACCTGAAGTGAAGATTGCAAAAAAGAGAGCACATATAGATTTTAAAGTAGAACCCGGAATACCTTATAAGATCAGAACCAAAACCTATACATTCGAAGATCCTAAGGTAAAAGAACTCTATGAATCGAAACTGAGTAGCAGTTCACCTGTCAAAGAAGGAGATATCTACGATGCAGGTAAACTATTGACAGAACGGGAACAGTTGTTTATCCTGATGAAAAATCAGGGTTACTACGACTACCTTCGTCAATATATGCGGGTAGGGGTTGACTCCAGTCTGCGCAATTATCAGACAGACCTTAAGATTGCCATCGAAAATCCTCCGCAACTGCAGGAGCATCCGGTTTATGAAATTAATAAGACTTCACTGAAGATCCGAAATCTGAACAATGTAGCGGGGAAAAGAGCAAAAAATTATGTGGATACCAGCTTTAATATCCATTTTCAGGATCAGACGGGTAATTTCAGACTCAAACCTATCGCCCGCTATATGTTTGTACGCTCGGGAGAAAAATACGATTTGAGTAAGGAAAATCTTTCCTATGACAGATTGTACGAAATGAACGGATTCAGAAGTGTTAAGATACAGTATGAAAAGGTAGATTCCAATAAACTGAATGTAAGTTACGAACTTATTCCCCGCCCGATCATGGGTAATCAGATTGAAGGTGAATATACGTTTGGGTCCGGTATGAGCGGATTTAATATAGCCAATACCTTCTCTCACCGGAATATTTTCGGAGGAGCAGAACAACTGGAAGTCAAGTTGCGTTATGGTGTATTGTTTGATCCCCGTATCAAAGGTGGGTTAGCCAATAAAATTTTCAATAATGACTTTCAGATTGGTGCTAATCTGTCCTTTCCCCGTTTGATGGTGCCATTTGGTATTTTTAACAGTATAGGAAAATATGGATTGCCCCGAACGACATTCTCTTCCAATCTGCAAATCTTTAATCAGGATAATACCTATTCCAACCGCTATCTGACGAACACATTGAACTATACCTGGTTTGAAACAGCTAATAAACAGCATAGTTTTACGCCTATCGTTTTAGAGTATCGCGTAGGGCGCCTGAATGAAGCGTTCAAACAACAGCTGATAAACGAAGGTTTTTTATTATATGTACAAAGTAATGATCGCCAGTATTTTGGTTTGGGATCTCAGTATGCTTACACACTGAATGCACCAAAACTACTGAAACTCGAAAATTTCAGTTATTTCCGGGGAGCCTTAGACCTGAGTGGTAATATACTCGGATTAGCCAGCAAATTGTTTAGCTTTCCGGAGAATGACGGACAGCGCACCCTTTTCAAAGTTCCGTATCTGCAATATGCCAAAATAGAACTGGATTACCGTCTTTACAGACATCTCGGGGGGAACCGTCAGTTTATATTCCGTATCAATCCGGGAATAGCTGTTCCTTATGGCAACAATTCCAGTTTGTTGATTTTCGAAAAGAATTTTTACAGTGGAGGAATGAATGGTATACGGGCATGGCAGGCACGTACACTCGGACCTGGTAATTACAATAGGGAAGGGCTTACCGAAGACCTCCGCCTGAGATTACGTAATCTGGATCAGCTGGGAGAAATAAAACTTGAAGGAAATGCCGAATATAGATTCCGGATATTAAACAAGCTTCTGGGAGCAAAACTGAATGGAGCAACCTTTGTGGATTTTGGTAATATATGGCGATTGAAAGAGAACGAGCAGAATCCGGGAGGTGAATTCAAATTCAATAAATTCTTAGGCCAGATGGCAATTGGTTCAGGATTCGGATTACGTTTTGATTCCGACTACTTTGTCATCCGGATTGATGCTGGTGTCAAAGTCAAGGATCCGCAGTTTCAGGGCAGCGAGCAGTGGGTTATCCAACATCTGTTTAATCAAAAGGAATTCAAAGATGCTTTCAATGCCACACATGCACCAGACCGTTATAATTTTGTACAATATAATTTCGGGATAGGTTTCCCTTTTTAG
- a CDS encoding TrmH family RNA methyltransferase, with protein MLSKAQISLITSLQHKKFRKQHGLFVVEGIKSVTEFLSSAYDVHALFYTANVTTKVVKIPQNIKSYELTDNEFSKISQLKSPQGILALVTLPENKTPEQLDFSNQFTLVLDDVQDPGNLGTIIRTAEWFGFKHIVCSAGTVDAYNPKVVQATMGSLSRTHIHYTDLESFIREVRLPVFGALLNGSSIYETQWGKEGLILMGNEGNGISEKLLDLIDHPVTIPRTGQAESLNVAVATTIFCNEIARMNFIK; from the coding sequence ATGTTATCAAAAGCGCAAATCAGTCTTATTACATCTCTACAGCACAAAAAGTTCCGTAAGCAGCATGGCCTGTTTGTTGTAGAAGGAATAAAATCCGTAACCGAGTTTTTATCTTCAGCATATGACGTCCATGCACTGTTTTACACAGCAAATGTGACTACAAAAGTGGTTAAAATACCGCAAAATATAAAATCTTATGAACTGACTGATAACGAATTCTCAAAAATCAGCCAACTCAAATCGCCACAGGGAATATTAGCACTGGTCACCTTACCGGAGAATAAAACACCTGAGCAGCTGGATTTTTCCAATCAGTTTACACTGGTATTGGATGATGTACAGGATCCGGGTAATCTGGGTACGATTATCCGTACTGCTGAATGGTTTGGATTTAAGCATATTGTATGTTCAGCAGGCACAGTAGACGCCTATAACCCTAAGGTAGTACAGGCCACCATGGGTTCACTTTCGCGGACTCACATTCACTACACTGATCTGGAATCTTTTATTCGTGAAGTCCGCTTGCCTGTTTTTGGGGCATTACTGAACGGTTCTTCGATCTATGAAACCCAATGGGGCAAAGAGGGACTGATTCTTATGGGAAATGAGGGCAACGGCATCAGTGAAAAACTATTGGATCTTATAGATCATCCTGTCACTATACCGCGGACAGGACAAGCTGAATCGCTCAATGTAGCAGTGGCAACCACTATATTTTGCAATGAAATTGCGAGAATGAATTTTATAAAATGA
- a CDS encoding AI-2E family transporter yields MEEKKSSQPYSLGLSSSLFALVLIIALMYVTQSVLVPLLFSIIISITLFPIANFLERKLHFARSLAAIVSVIIAILIIGGLIWFIVHESIIIGKDATDITKKVMSVVESFQTWVEGRFGVQRSEMAAQFQEQSNKMLNNVGGYLSTAFGSIGSTLAGLVLVPIFIFFLLYYRDFFKEFFFKAFPNTENQKVHGVLNRIYEVIQSYFLGLVTVMGIVAVLNTVGLMIMGIEYAWFFGSLASFLMLLPYIGIAIGSILPALFALATKDSAWYAIGVIAWFQVVQFLEGNIITPNIVGGKVSINPLMAIIAILIGGMIFGLAGLILALPMTAALKVIFDAIPSMQAIGFLIGEPDKGHLKRNSTQELLTKWGIVRPSRLKKKKVAESPNPKDDKNTENL; encoded by the coding sequence ATGGAAGAAAAGAAAAGCTCACAACCTTATTCCCTCGGTCTGTCTTCAAGTCTCTTTGCTCTTGTGCTGATCATTGCACTGATGTATGTCACTCAAAGCGTGTTGGTTCCGTTGTTATTTTCTATTATTATTTCGATTACGCTCTTTCCTATTGCTAACTTTTTAGAGAGAAAGCTTCATTTTGCACGTTCTCTTGCAGCTATTGTATCTGTCATTATCGCAATACTGATCATCGGAGGCCTCATCTGGTTTATTGTTCACGAAAGTATCATTATTGGTAAAGATGCGACTGATATTACGAAAAAGGTTATGTCTGTGGTGGAGAGTTTCCAGACCTGGGTGGAAGGTCGCTTTGGTGTGCAACGCAGTGAGATGGCTGCTCAATTTCAGGAACAGAGTAACAAAATGCTAAATAATGTTGGTGGTTACTTATCTACCGCATTTGGTTCTATAGGGAGCACACTTGCAGGACTGGTTCTGGTACCTATCTTTATCTTTTTCCTGTTATATTACCGTGATTTTTTCAAGGAGTTTTTCTTTAAAGCTTTTCCAAACACGGAAAATCAGAAAGTACACGGGGTACTCAACAGAATCTACGAAGTGATCCAAAGCTACTTTTTAGGATTGGTCACCGTTATGGGTATAGTGGCTGTACTGAACACAGTAGGATTGATGATTATGGGAATAGAATATGCCTGGTTTTTTGGATCCTTAGCTTCGTTTCTGATGCTCCTTCCTTATATCGGTATCGCTATCGGATCTATTCTGCCTGCTCTGTTCGCATTGGCGACAAAAGACAGTGCCTGGTATGCTATTGGTGTCATAGCCTGGTTTCAGGTGGTACAGTTTCTGGAAGGAAATATTATTACACCAAATATTGTGGGAGGCAAAGTGAGTATTAATCCATTGATGGCTATTATCGCTATTCTTATCGGAGGTATGATCTTCGGATTGGCAGGTTTGATTCTGGCATTACCGATGACCGCTGCACTGAAAGTAATATTTGACGCTATACCTTCTATGCAGGCGATCGGTTTCCTTATCGGAGAACCGGACAAAGGGCATCTCAAACGTAATTCAACACAGGAACTGCTTACTAAATGGGGTATTGTACGTCCGTCAAGGTTGAAAAAGAAAAAAGTTGCGGAAAGCCCAAATCCCAAAGACGATAAGAATACAGAGAATTTATAA
- a CDS encoding DNA polymerase III subunit alpha: MYLNCKTWFSYHYGTFSSKQLVEDAKALDIRTLALTNINNTADSWDFVLKCREQGIKPILGTEIRNDHVFCYILLARNETGFFQINEFLSAYNQRKENFPAEPELSTEHLWIIYRYGQKSVNALRQGELIGLRPQDLNRLELQQELAADRFVMLSPVTFQDKTYFSLHRLLRAIAKNTLLSKLLPEDIAGNDETLLSEVELVRQFARFPTVISRTIQVADSCHITMELKTDKNRKYFTTTEEDDRHLLRKLAMEGCVMRYGTEHKEAVERVEKELKMIGKQGFNAYFLIIWDILRYAHERGFYHVGRGSGANSIVAYCLRITDVDPIKLDLYFERFLNPDRSSPPDFDIDFSWKDRDAIFDYMFKRYGRQHVSLLGMYSTFKRRAIIRELGKVFGLPKAEIDQLVAQREWRTEDKIQRWIHKYGKLLEHFPNHLSVHAGGVLISEKPICHYAAVELPPKDFQTIHMDMFEAERVGLFKFDILSQRGLGHIKDALQLVRENTGKHIDIHQVERFFEDPVLAEKIRCGDTIGCFYIESPAMRQLLGKLQCSDYLTLVAASSIIRPGVAQSGMMKQYIERYHDRDKVVYLHPKMKELLEETFGVMVYQEDVIKVAHHFAGISLDQADILRRAMSGKYRSENKFEKLRQTFFDNCRERGYEEQVTSEVWRQMESFGGYSFAKGHSASFAVESYQSLFLKTYYPREFYVAVINNFGGFYRTEFYFQELFKTGAHVQLPCINHSHYYTNIVNDTVYVGLIHLQGLEEKFAHNIIAERRKNGIYLDLNDFIARLSPGMEQLNLLIRIDAFRFTGKNKKALLWEANFMTTRQQILEVSLFETPVLDFKLPEFEEEPMEDYKDQLELMGFIVGDFFDLLDPKYLVDTVHVRDLVHLLDKEVCMIGRLVTIKETSTIRKERMVFGTFLDCNADWLDTVHFPVTLQYYPFLGNGFYQLTGKVVEEFGVYSLEVSRMKKIGYRF, from the coding sequence ATGTATTTGAATTGTAAAACATGGTTTAGTTACCATTACGGTACTTTTTCTTCCAAACAATTGGTGGAAGATGCAAAGGCACTGGATATACGTACACTGGCGCTGACGAATATCAATAACACGGCAGATAGCTGGGATTTTGTGTTAAAATGCCGGGAACAGGGAATCAAACCTATTCTGGGTACAGAAATCCGTAATGATCATGTATTCTGTTATATCCTATTAGCGCGTAATGAAACAGGTTTTTTTCAGATCAATGAGTTTTTATCTGCATACAATCAGCGTAAGGAAAACTTCCCGGCAGAACCTGAACTGTCAACCGAACATCTCTGGATTATTTACCGGTATGGACAGAAGTCCGTCAACGCACTTCGCCAAGGAGAGCTGATTGGTCTGCGTCCACAGGATCTGAATCGTTTGGAACTCCAACAGGAACTTGCTGCAGACCGTTTCGTGATGTTGAGTCCGGTAACATTTCAGGACAAGACTTACTTCAGTCTGCATCGCCTGTTGCGTGCAATAGCTAAAAATACGCTGTTATCTAAGCTTCTTCCCGAAGATATAGCCGGAAATGATGAAACACTGCTGTCCGAAGTGGAATTGGTGCGTCAGTTTGCCCGCTTTCCTACAGTGATCTCCCGAACGATACAGGTTGCAGATAGCTGTCATATCACAATGGAGCTGAAGACTGATAAGAACCGAAAATATTTTACCACTACAGAAGAAGATGATCGTCATCTGTTGCGTAAACTGGCGATGGAAGGTTGCGTTATGCGTTATGGTACAGAACATAAGGAGGCTGTCGAACGTGTAGAAAAGGAACTAAAGATGATCGGTAAACAGGGCTTTAATGCCTATTTTCTGATTATATGGGATATATTGCGGTATGCACATGAACGCGGATTTTATCATGTAGGTAGGGGGAGCGGAGCTAATTCTATTGTCGCTTATTGCCTGCGGATCACAGATGTCGATCCGATCAAACTGGATCTGTATTTTGAACGCTTTCTTAATCCCGACCGGAGCTCACCCCCGGACTTTGATATTGATTTCAGCTGGAAAGACCGGGATGCGATCTTTGATTATATGTTCAAAAGGTACGGCCGGCAGCACGTATCACTACTGGGGATGTACAGCACCTTTAAACGGCGTGCTATTATCCGGGAACTGGGCAAAGTATTCGGATTACCAAAGGCAGAGATCGATCAGCTTGTTGCACAGCGCGAATGGCGAACGGAAGATAAAATACAGCGCTGGATACATAAGTACGGCAAATTGCTCGAACACTTCCCCAACCACCTGAGCGTACATGCCGGCGGCGTACTCATCAGTGAAAAACCTATCTGCCATTATGCTGCTGTAGAACTTCCGCCCAAAGATTTTCAGACGATCCACATGGATATGTTTGAAGCCGAACGTGTCGGGTTATTCAAATTCGATATATTAAGCCAGAGAGGATTGGGCCATATCAAAGATGCTTTGCAACTGGTCAGAGAAAATACGGGAAAACATATCGATATTCATCAGGTGGAGCGTTTTTTTGAAGATCCGGTACTGGCAGAGAAGATCCGCTGCGGAGATACAATCGGCTGTTTCTATATCGAAAGTCCGGCAATGAGGCAACTGCTGGGGAAGCTGCAATGCTCTGATTATCTTACGCTGGTCGCTGCCAGTTCCATTATCAGGCCGGGAGTGGCGCAGTCCGGAATGATGAAACAGTATATAGAACGTTATCATGACCGCGATAAGGTTGTCTATCTTCATCCGAAGATGAAAGAACTGCTGGAGGAGACATTTGGCGTGATGGTTTATCAGGAAGATGTTATCAAAGTTGCACATCATTTTGCGGGTATTTCTCTGGATCAGGCTGATATTCTGCGGAGAGCAATGAGCGGTAAATACCGTTCTGAAAATAAATTTGAAAAGCTGCGGCAGACCTTTTTTGATAATTGCCGGGAAAGGGGATATGAAGAGCAGGTGACCAGCGAGGTGTGGCGGCAGATGGAAAGTTTCGGCGGATATTCTTTCGCCAAAGGGCATAGTGCATCTTTTGCCGTAGAAAGTTATCAAAGTCTATTTCTGAAGACCTATTATCCACGGGAATTTTACGTAGCCGTGATCAATAACTTTGGAGGATTTTACCGGACGGAATTTTACTTTCAGGAACTTTTTAAGACAGGTGCTCATGTACAGCTTCCTTGCATCAATCACAGTCATTACTATACCAATATAGTGAACGATACGGTATACGTTGGATTGATCCACTTACAAGGACTGGAAGAGAAATTTGCACATAATATCATTGCCGAACGCAGAAAAAACGGTATATATCTGGATCTGAATGATTTTATTGCCCGGTTGTCACCGGGTATGGAACAGTTGAATCTGCTGATTCGTATTGATGCATTTCGCTTTACCGGAAAGAATAAAAAGGCCCTTTTGTGGGAAGCTAATTTTATGACGACCCGTCAGCAAATTCTGGAAGTATCCCTTTTTGAAACTCCTGTGCTCGATTTTAAATTACCCGAGTTCGAAGAGGAGCCTATGGAAGATTATAAAGATCAGCTGGAATTAATGGGATTTATCGTTGGCGATTTTTTCGATCTGCTGGATCCGAAATATTTGGTTGATACAGTCCATGTGAGAGATCTGGTACATTTATTAGATAAAGAAGTCTGTATGATAGGCCGCCTTGTAACGATTAAGGAAACATCGACGATCCGTAAGGAGAGGATGGTTTTCGGAACTTTTCTCGACTGTAATGCTGATTGGCTGGATACAGTACATTTTCCCGTGACATTACAATATTATCCTTTTCTCGGTAACGGATTCTATCAACTGACGGGTAAGGTTGTGGAAGAGTTTGGGGTATATTCGCTGGAGGTAAGCCGAATGAAGAAAATAGGCTATCGTTTTTAA
- a CDS encoding histidine kinase, with protein sequence MTAYNKEVIITEKKLPTNKVKRILLVVFAFLLFYLVSFLIDPYSEFWQGYFKRGVFEIIEELVISFIFCFLISESSIFIHSRLNKYAPWTKNKIKRLILELSLNFFVVLILIVLNSVCYYLIYDDPAYSQSEPSIEEIRNLLQFIIVSMIISFMIISINTGSYLINNWVNTETQVANHKLRTAEWKQASVEAELNALKLQLNPHFIFNNLSVLSELILEDQQLGYAYSESFSKVYRFLLVNSELLYFPDQTSYRTGGAL encoded by the coding sequence TTGACAGCATACAATAAAGAGGTGATCATTACAGAGAAAAAACTTCCTACAAATAAGGTTAAAAGAATCTTATTGGTTGTTTTCGCCTTCCTGTTATTTTATCTGGTTTCTTTTCTTATAGACCCTTATTCCGAGTTCTGGCAGGGTTATTTTAAACGGGGTGTATTCGAAATTATTGAAGAATTAGTTATTTCCTTTATCTTTTGCTTTCTGATCTCCGAATCCAGTATTTTTATCCATTCGCGTCTGAATAAATATGCTCCGTGGACAAAAAACAAAATAAAAAGACTGATACTGGAACTCAGTCTCAATTTTTTTGTTGTACTGATTCTCATTGTTCTGAATTCGGTATGCTATTACCTGATCTATGATGATCCGGCCTACTCTCAGTCCGAGCCGTCTATAGAAGAAATCCGAAACCTGCTGCAGTTTATTATTGTCAGTATGATTATTTCCTTTATGATTATCTCCATCAATACAGGAAGTTATCTGATCAACAACTGGGTAAACACGGAGACACAGGTCGCAAATCATAAATTGCGCACAGCGGAATGGAAACAGGCTTCTGTAGAAGCAGAACTTAATGCCTTGAAACTACAGCTGAACCCACATTTTATCTTCAATAATCTGAGTGTACTCTCCGAGCTTATACTGGAAGATCAACAACTCGGATATGCGTATTCAGAGAGTTTTTCCAAAGTATATCGTTTTCTGCTGGTCAATTCTGAACTCTTATATTTTCCTGATCAAACATCGTATCGGACAGGGGGTGCACTTTGA